The nucleotide window GGGTGCAGCCGAGCACCAGCGTGTCCGGTCCCTGCTCCCCAAACCGGGCGAACAGCGGACGTAAATATTCCTGTACAATGCCTTCCACCAAGGGACCATCGGTCCAGCCCTCTTCGGCCAGGGCCACAAACAGCGGGCAGGGCAGGGAATGGATTTGCGCGTTCGGCCGGATGCGCCGGATGGCGGTGTGGTATGCGCCGCCCCGTACCGTGCTCTCTGTGGCAATCACCGCGATGCGGCCCGTGTCCGTGCGTTCACACGCGGCCCGCGCCCCCGGCTCCACTACGCCCAGCACGGGCAGGCCGGGGAAATTTTCCCGCAAGGCTGGCAACGCCACGGATGAGGCCGTATTGCAGGCCACCACCAAGAGCTTTACGCCCTGGTCCGCCAATACCCGCGCACACTGCACGGCGTACCGGGAAACCGAGGCCGGACTTTTGGCTCCGTAGGGCAGCCGCGCCGTGTCCCCCAGGTACAAAAAATCCTCACCA belongs to Paucidesulfovibrio gracilis DSM 16080 and includes:
- the murI gene encoding glutamate racemase; the encoded protein is MRYDMPGPEPAQPIGVFDSGVGGLTVLRALTARLPGEDFLYLGDTARLPYGAKSPASVSRYAVQCARVLADQGVKLLVVACNTASSVALPALRENFPGLPVLGVVEPGARAACERTDTGRIAVIATESTVRGGAYHTAIRRIRPNAQIHSLPCPLFVALAEEGWTDGPLVEGIVQEYLRPLFARFGEQGPDTLVLGCTHFPVLCAPIARVAGSGVAVIDSAATAAAQVAEYLDQAGLRRGKQANAEERVRFMATDGAGRFARVAGVFLGQDLTPEQITIVDL